A stretch of the Papaver somniferum cultivar HN1 chromosome 6, ASM357369v1, whole genome shotgun sequence genome encodes the following:
- the LOC113289163 gene encoding probable cinnamyl alcohol dehydrogenase 1, with the protein MGSVGSERTTTGWAATDPSGILSPYTFALRETGPEDVYIKVTYCGVCHTDIHQVKNDLGMSNYPMVPGHETVGEVIEVGRDVTKFKAGDSVGVGLIIGSCRECSSCTSNIEQYCNKKIWNYNDVYTDGKPTQGGFASTMVIDQKFVVKIPEGLAPEQAAPLLCAGLTVYSPLRKFDLTTSGLKAGILGLGGVGHMGVKIAKAMGHHVTVISSSNKKQEEAMDHLGADDYIVSSEPEQMGRAVDTLDYIMDTIPVVHPLEPYLPLLKVDGRFIIMGVIAQPLQFITPMIMLGRKSITGTFIGSVEESAEMLDFCKEKGVTSSIELVKMDYINKAMERLEKNDVRYRFVVDVAGSKIDL; encoded by the exons ATGGGAAGTGTAGGAAGCGAGAGAACAACTACAGGATGGGCAGCAACAGACCCATCAGGGATACTCTCTCCTTACACTTTTGCTCTTCGGGAAACAGGTCCAGAAGATGTATACATCAAGGTTACATACTGTGGAGTCTGCCACACTGATATTCACCAAGTCAAGAATGATCTTGGCATGTCCAACTACCCCATGGTCCCTGG GCATGAAACAGTTGGAGAAGTAATTGAGGTAGGCAGAGATGTAACAAAATTCAAAGCTGGTGATAGTGTTGGAGTTGGACTGATCATTGGAAGTTGCAGGGAATGCTCATCATGTACCTCAAACATTGAACAATACTGTAACAAGAAAATCTGGAATTACAATGATGTTTACACTGATGGTAAACCAACTCAAGGAGGTTTTGCTTCTACAATGGTTATTGATCAGAA ATTTGTAGTGAAGATACCAGAAGGACTAGCACCAGAACAAGCAGCACCACTCTTATGTGCAGGGTTGACAGTTTATAGTCCGTTAAGAAAATTTGATTTAACAACAAGTGGATTAAAAGCTGGGATTCTAGGACTTGGTGGTGTTGGACATATGGGTGTTAAAATTGCAAAAGCAATGGGCCATCATGTGACTGTAATAAGTTCATCTAACAAGAAACAAGAAGAAGCGATGGATCATCTTGGTGCTGATGATTACATCGTTAGCTCCGAGCCCGAACAAATGGGAAGAGCAGTTGATACTCTAGATTATATTATGGATACCATTCCTGTTGTTCATCCACTTGAACCTTACCTTCCTTTATTGAAAGTCGATGGTAGATTTATTATCATGGGTGTCATTGCTCAACCTCTACAATTTATCACTCCCATGATAATGCTCG GGAGGAAATCGATTACGGGGACGTTTATCGGGAGCGTGGAAGAATCGGCGGAAATGCTCGACTTCTGCAAAGAAAAAGGTGTAACCTCTTCTATTGAATTGGTGAAAATGGATTACATTAACAAAGCTATGGAAAGGTTGGAGAAGAATGATGTTAGATACAGGTTTGTCGTCGATGTGGCCGGCAGCAAAATCGATCTCTGA